From a single Caldalkalibacillus salinus genomic region:
- a CDS encoding cytochrome C oxidase subunit II: MRKVLTLAIFVLLFSVLVACGNSEEPTTTPADDDVTETENTDSNAENEAEGTEASADAQEVTVVASNFEFDQDAYTVSSGEVTINLENADGHHGIAVVGTDVMINGAGSETVQLEPGEYRIECSIPCGNGHKDMVATLVVE, translated from the coding sequence ATGCGAAAAGTTTTAACATTAGCCATATTCGTATTACTATTCTCTGTCTTGGTGGCTTGTGGGAATAGCGAAGAACCTACGACTACACCAGCCGATGATGATGTGACAGAAACTGAAAATACTGACTCCAATGCAGAAAACGAAGCAGAAGGGACAGAGGCGTCCGCTGACGCTCAAGAAGTGACAGTGGTTGCATCAAACTTTGAATTTGATCAAGACGCTTACACTGTTTCCTCTGGAGAGGTGACCATTAATCTTGAAAATGCGGATGGACACCACGGTATTGCAGTCGTCGGAACTGATGTGATGATTAATGGCGCTGGCTCAGAAACCGTACAATTAGAACCGGGTGAATATCGTATTGAATGTAGTATACCATGTGGTAACGGTCATAAAGATATGGTGGCCACATTAGTGGTAGAATAA
- a CDS encoding bifunctional folylpolyglutamate synthase/dihydrofolate synthase codes for MFTTTEEAITWLHSLEMHGIKPGLKRMEWMLERLGHPDRGIKFVHIGGTNGKGSTLTFMRHVLQEAGFHVGSFTSPYMTRFQNRIQYNGVDISDADLIALTNKVKPLVEELEHDELGAPTEFEVITVIAILYFGTVSYPDIVLWEVGLGGRLDSTNVVVPILSVITNVGHDHIHILGDTITQIATEKAGIIKSGVPVITGVQQPEAREVVTQTAQDKQASLYTMPHHFHTYDYKREPHGQSFSYQSVFSSYLDVFTSLQGEHQFHNAGVALMALEVLRQYYAVLWDEDELRRGYERAAWEGRFEVMQEAPLLIIDGAHNIEGIHELAHTLQHRFAHRRIRLLFTALKGKDIKQLLKPLDAIVDTIEVTTFEFPRAVELNDLMDQLTPHDEWQSHLRGAENWQSTLDRMITDSAEDDVLLVTGSLYFISQVREYLKNT; via the coding sequence ATGTTTACAACGACTGAAGAAGCGATCACTTGGTTACATAGCCTAGAAATGCATGGTATAAAGCCAGGACTGAAGAGAATGGAGTGGATGTTAGAACGTCTGGGGCATCCTGATCGGGGGATCAAGTTTGTCCATATTGGGGGGACAAACGGTAAGGGGTCTACGCTCACCTTTATGCGCCATGTGCTCCAAGAAGCTGGTTTTCATGTGGGGAGTTTTACGTCCCCTTATATGACGCGCTTCCAAAATCGTATCCAATACAACGGAGTTGATATCTCCGATGCCGACCTTATCGCTTTAACGAACAAGGTGAAACCATTAGTTGAAGAGCTTGAACATGATGAGTTAGGAGCTCCGACAGAGTTTGAAGTCATCACCGTGATCGCGATTCTATACTTCGGTACAGTCAGTTATCCGGATATTGTTTTATGGGAAGTAGGCTTAGGGGGAAGATTAGATTCAACCAATGTCGTGGTCCCAATTCTCTCAGTCATCACCAATGTAGGGCACGACCATATACATATATTAGGTGATACTATTACGCAAATCGCGACTGAAAAAGCGGGAATTATTAAGTCGGGTGTCCCAGTCATCACTGGTGTTCAACAGCCGGAGGCTCGAGAAGTCGTCACTCAAACAGCCCAAGATAAGCAGGCGAGTTTATACACCATGCCGCATCACTTTCACACCTATGATTATAAAAGGGAACCCCATGGACAGTCGTTTAGCTATCAATCCGTTTTCAGCTCGTACTTGGACGTTTTCACCTCATTACAGGGTGAACATCAGTTCCACAATGCAGGTGTCGCCTTGATGGCACTAGAAGTGTTAAGACAGTATTACGCTGTTTTATGGGATGAAGACGAGCTTCGCAGGGGATATGAAAGAGCGGCCTGGGAGGGGAGGTTTGAAGTGATGCAAGAAGCGCCCCTACTCATCATCGATGGCGCCCATAATATAGAAGGCATCCATGAGCTAGCACATACCTTACAACACCGGTTTGCTCATCGCCGTATTCGTCTTCTTTTTACTGCATTAAAGGGTAAAGACATTAAACAATTGCTCAAACCTCTAGATGCCATCGTAGATACGATTGAGGTAACTACTTTTGAATTCCCTAGAGCTGTTGAGTTAAATGATCTCATGGACCAACTAACCCCTCATGATGAATGGCAATCTCACCTAAGGGGTGCGGAAAATTGGCAATCAACATTAGATCGAATGATAACGGATAGTGCAGAGGATGATGTCCTTCTCGTAACCGGATCTCTCTATTTTATTTCACAAGTAAGAGAGTATTTGAAAAACACATAA
- a CDS encoding glycine betaine uptake BCCT transporter yields MNRKSFGLNTVFWVSSIVITVLVLIGALLPEVFKDMANAAFGFTTYAFGWFYLISVFVFVLFCLVLAVSKYGRVRLGRDEDRPEYPFFTWIGMLFSAGFGIGLVFWGVAEPMSHFFTPPQEAIDPLTDEAARLAMRYSFFHWGLSQWSVFTIVGLIIGYSQFRKEKNGLISTTLNPLIGEGKKPFLRHAIDILAVIATVMGVATSLGLGILQINGGLNSVFNIPNHFLVQLIIIVILVVLYLFSSTTGLNKGIKYLSNINLALALLLMVFVFVVGPSVFILDSFTLGLGGYIQRFVEMSLRLTPYHGGTWVQDWTIFYWAWVIAWSPFVGSFIARVSRGRTIREFVLGVLIVPPLIALIWIAVFGGTALNFDLFEGTNIAQFVDEDVTSALFVTYEQLPFSLLLSVLSLLLIFTFLITSADSATYVLGIMTTEGRLDPPLYIKIVWGLLIAAIAAVLLLASGLQGLQTASLVSALPFTVILAFMCVALLKAIRREFQDKKKGQQNTKTDGSS; encoded by the coding sequence ATGAATCGAAAATCATTCGGTTTGAACACTGTTTTTTGGGTTTCTTCAATCGTCATAACCGTGCTCGTCCTAATAGGGGCATTGCTACCTGAAGTTTTCAAAGATATGGCAAATGCTGCCTTTGGATTTACCACTTATGCTTTCGGGTGGTTTTATTTAATTTCCGTTTTTGTGTTTGTTCTCTTTTGCCTGGTCTTGGCTGTATCGAAATACGGTAGAGTGAGGTTAGGACGTGATGAGGACAGACCAGAGTACCCCTTTTTCACTTGGATTGGCATGCTTTTTAGTGCCGGGTTTGGTATCGGATTAGTCTTCTGGGGTGTGGCCGAGCCTATGAGTCACTTTTTCACCCCACCACAAGAAGCGATTGATCCCTTAACAGACGAAGCGGCGAGGCTAGCCATGCGGTACTCCTTCTTTCACTGGGGTTTAAGTCAATGGTCCGTATTCACTATCGTAGGGCTCATTATCGGTTACTCTCAATTCAGAAAAGAGAAGAATGGTCTGATATCCACTACACTGAATCCATTGATAGGGGAAGGCAAAAAACCTTTTTTAAGACATGCCATTGATATTTTAGCTGTCATTGCGACTGTTATGGGGGTTGCCACGTCCTTAGGACTCGGAATTTTACAAATTAATGGTGGGCTAAATAGTGTGTTTAACATCCCTAATCATTTCCTGGTCCAACTGATTATTATCGTTATTCTGGTGGTATTGTATTTGTTTTCCTCCACGACTGGATTAAACAAGGGCATCAAGTACCTCAGTAACATTAACTTAGCCTTGGCTCTTTTACTCATGGTCTTTGTTTTTGTGGTCGGTCCATCCGTATTTATTTTAGACAGTTTTACTTTAGGACTCGGAGGGTATATTCAGCGATTTGTAGAAATGAGCTTACGTTTAACACCGTATCACGGAGGAACCTGGGTACAAGATTGGACGATCTTTTATTGGGCTTGGGTTATCGCTTGGTCCCCATTTGTCGGGTCATTTATTGCGCGAGTATCTAGAGGGCGCACAATACGTGAGTTTGTCTTGGGCGTTCTCATCGTACCGCCATTAATTGCGCTTATCTGGATTGCAGTATTCGGAGGGACTGCATTGAACTTTGACCTATTCGAGGGGACTAATATTGCTCAATTCGTTGACGAGGACGTCACCAGTGCACTGTTTGTGACGTATGAACAACTTCCCTTTAGTCTGTTGCTTTCCGTTTTGTCCTTACTGTTAATCTTTACTTTCTTAATTACATCCGCTGATTCTGCGACATATGTACTCGGGATTATGACAACGGAGGGCCGTCTAGATCCACCACTATATATTAAGATTGTATGGGGACTGCTCATTGCCGCCATTGCCGCTGTGCTATTGTTAGCGAGTGGCTTACAAGGATTGCAAACGGCTTCACTGGTCTCAGCCCTCCCGTTCACTGTTATATTAGCCTTTATGTGTGTCGCCTTATTAAAAGCCATACGACGTGAGTTTCAAGATAAAAAGAAAGGGCAGCAAAATACAAAAACAGATGGATCATCATGA
- a CDS encoding valine--tRNA ligase, giving the protein MTTEKETSMPTKYDPSKTESKWYQHWVEGGFFTPREEKGRETYTIVIPPPNVTGKLHLGHAWDGTLQDILIRMKRMQGYDTLWLPGMDHAGIATQAKVEAKLKEEGKNRHDLGREGFVQQVWDWKEEYASVIRNQWSKLGLSVDYSRERFTLDDGLSSAVREVFVRLYEKDLIYRGKYIINWDPQTRTALSDIEVEYKDVKGSLYHMRYPLADNSGHIEVATTRPETMLGDTAVAVHPEDERYKDMIGKKVKLPITEREIEIVADEYVDMSFGSGAVKITPAHDPNDFDIGNRHNLEQILVMDEAGKMNENAAGYQGLDRFECRKQIVKDLQDQGVLFKIEEHEHNVGHSERSGAVVEPYLSTQWFVKMGPLAEKAIELQQSDKDKVHFVPDRFEKIYLHWIENIRDWCISRQLWWGHRIPAWYTPDGELIVARTEEEARNIAQEKYGTTELKQDDDVLDTWFSSGLWPFSTMGWPEQTEDLKRYYPTDALVTGYDIIYFWVARMIFTALEFTDERPFKDVLIHGLIRDAEGRKMSKSLGNGVDPMDVIDQYGADALRFMLSTGSAPGHDLRFHWEKVEQTRNFANKIWNASRFAIMNLEGVKAEDIDISDSQLTANKWILHRLNETIKDVTRLADVYEFGEVGRILYTFIWDELCDWYIEMAKIPLYGDDEQAKRETQSVITYTLDQTLRLLHPFMPFITEEIWHHLPHDGESLTVAEWPQADDTFTHREATKEMELLMEVIRAVRNIRAEVNVPLGKPVEILIKANNEEELRYLQNSESVIARLTNPESLTISTTIEAPEKAMSAVVSGAEIYLPLAGLIDIDQELARLEKELNKLDSEVERVEKKLANEGFVKKAPAHVVEEEKAKQKDYQDKREQVRARIEELKG; this is encoded by the coding sequence ATGACAACTGAAAAAGAAACATCAATGCCGACGAAATATGATCCGTCAAAAACGGAAAGTAAATGGTACCAACATTGGGTAGAAGGTGGCTTTTTTACGCCACGGGAAGAAAAAGGCCGTGAAACATATACGATCGTGATACCGCCTCCTAACGTCACAGGTAAATTACACCTTGGACATGCGTGGGACGGTACCTTACAAGATATCCTGATTAGAATGAAACGAATGCAAGGCTATGACACGCTATGGTTACCTGGGATGGACCATGCTGGCATCGCGACTCAAGCTAAAGTTGAAGCAAAGCTGAAAGAAGAAGGAAAAAACCGTCACGACTTAGGACGTGAAGGATTCGTTCAGCAAGTGTGGGACTGGAAGGAAGAGTACGCTTCCGTCATCCGTAATCAATGGTCGAAGCTAGGGCTATCGGTAGACTACTCGCGTGAACGTTTTACATTAGATGACGGCCTATCTTCGGCCGTCCGTGAAGTGTTTGTGAGACTATACGAAAAAGATTTGATTTACCGCGGTAAATACATTATTAACTGGGACCCTCAAACACGTACAGCGTTATCCGATATTGAGGTCGAGTATAAGGATGTCAAAGGGTCTCTTTACCATATGCGTTATCCATTAGCTGATAATAGTGGCCATATTGAAGTGGCGACCACGCGACCGGAGACTATGCTAGGAGATACCGCCGTTGCTGTTCATCCTGAAGATGAGCGTTACAAAGATATGATAGGTAAAAAAGTAAAGCTCCCTATTACAGAGCGCGAGATTGAAATTGTGGCGGATGAGTACGTCGATATGAGCTTCGGAAGTGGTGCCGTAAAAATTACGCCAGCACACGACCCTAATGATTTTGATATCGGCAACCGCCATAACTTAGAACAAATACTCGTCATGGACGAAGCAGGTAAAATGAACGAAAACGCAGCGGGTTATCAAGGCCTCGATCGCTTTGAATGTCGTAAACAAATTGTCAAAGACCTACAGGATCAGGGCGTCCTTTTTAAGATCGAAGAGCATGAACACAATGTCGGACATAGTGAACGAAGTGGGGCTGTGGTTGAGCCTTATCTTTCAACACAGTGGTTTGTTAAAATGGGGCCATTAGCTGAAAAGGCGATTGAGTTACAGCAGTCCGATAAAGATAAAGTTCATTTCGTGCCAGATCGGTTTGAAAAAATATATTTACACTGGATAGAGAATATACGTGATTGGTGTATTTCTCGTCAGCTTTGGTGGGGGCATCGCATCCCAGCTTGGTACACGCCTGATGGAGAACTGATTGTCGCCCGAACGGAGGAAGAAGCGAGAAACATTGCCCAAGAGAAGTACGGCACAACAGAACTTAAGCAAGATGATGATGTCCTTGATACGTGGTTCAGCTCGGGACTATGGCCGTTTTCCACCATGGGGTGGCCTGAGCAAACTGAGGATCTCAAACGTTATTATCCGACGGATGCCCTCGTCACAGGATATGACATCATCTACTTCTGGGTAGCACGTATGATCTTTACCGCTCTAGAGTTTACTGACGAGCGTCCATTTAAAGATGTCCTCATTCATGGATTGATCCGTGACGCAGAAGGGCGTAAGATGTCCAAGTCACTCGGAAACGGTGTCGACCCAATGGATGTCATCGATCAGTACGGTGCGGACGCATTACGCTTCATGTTATCTACTGGTAGTGCGCCAGGCCACGACTTGCGTTTCCACTGGGAAAAGGTTGAACAAACCCGAAACTTTGCCAACAAGATTTGGAACGCTTCTCGTTTTGCCATCATGAACCTAGAAGGGGTTAAGGCAGAAGACATCGATATCAGTGATAGTCAACTGACAGCGAATAAGTGGATTTTACACCGCCTTAATGAAACGATAAAAGATGTGACTCGTCTAGCGGATGTTTACGAATTTGGTGAAGTCGGACGTATTCTCTATACCTTCATCTGGGATGAATTATGTGATTGGTATATTGAAATGGCCAAAATACCGCTTTACGGAGATGATGAGCAAGCGAAGCGTGAAACACAGTCTGTCATCACGTATACCTTAGATCAAACGTTACGCTTACTTCATCCGTTTATGCCATTCATCACAGAGGAGATTTGGCACCATCTTCCTCATGACGGGGAGAGCCTTACCGTTGCCGAGTGGCCGCAGGCAGACGACACATTCACGCACCGGGAAGCGACGAAAGAGATGGAATTGTTAATGGAAGTGATCCGTGCGGTGAGAAACATCAGAGCTGAAGTGAATGTACCGTTAGGAAAGCCGGTTGAGATCCTGATTAAGGCCAATAACGAAGAAGAGTTACGCTATCTACAAAACAGCGAGTCGGTTATTGCCAGACTGACCAATCCTGAGTCTCTTACGATTAGCACAACGATAGAGGCACCAGAAAAAGCGATGTCCGCCGTCGTCAGTGGCGCAGAAATTTATCTACCATTAGCTGGGCTCATTGATATTGATCAAGAGTTAGCCCGTTTGGAGAAAGAATTAAATAAACTTGATAGTGAAGTTGAGCGTGTGGAGAAGAAACTCGCTAACGAAGGTTTTGTGAAAAAAGCGCCCGCACATGTTGTTGAAGAGGAGAAAGCCAAACAAAAAGATTACCAAGATAAGCGTGAGCAGGTCAGAGCCAGAATTGAAGAGTTAAAAGGATAA
- the murC gene encoding UDP-N-acetylmuramate--L-alanine ligase: protein MSQQQEHVHFIGIGGSGMSAVAKVLAEMGYRVSGSDVHDHDLLHQLRAQGVSVYLGHHADHVKGADYVVYSTGIPEDNIEKKMARVANIPLLHRSQMLAKLLNQRRGIAITGAHGKTTTTSLVTLMMTEAQLDPTFLIGGEVLDFGFNAKAGQSEYVVAEADESDASFLKYYPEMAIITNIEADHLENYGGDFEQLKNAYVQFIHQIKRSGVLIVGMDDPDLAQLMCRKDVQQIIKQKNITLVTYSLSDETATIRTTNLSLHNGHSQFELWWNNKSYGFVELSVPGKHNVYNALATMALGFTLDVDMAYMKRACKSFVGAKRRFQVIGDARDILVVDDYAHHPTEILATIEAAKSTGRRIVAVFQPQRYTRTYFLLDAFSYAFKEADEVIIADIYSPSGEQPLEGVTSEALVNRIKVNSNPHVQFIAGTDDIVETLTQTLQPGDLLLTMGAGDIWKVAHTISHTMSNLE from the coding sequence TTGAGTCAACAACAAGAGCATGTCCACTTTATCGGCATAGGCGGTTCAGGTATGAGTGCTGTGGCTAAAGTTTTAGCCGAAATGGGATACCGTGTATCAGGATCAGACGTACATGATCATGACTTGCTCCATCAGCTCAGAGCTCAAGGGGTAAGCGTTTATTTAGGTCATCATGCAGACCATGTCAAAGGTGCGGATTACGTTGTCTATTCAACAGGCATACCGGAAGACAATATAGAGAAAAAAATGGCTCGGGTAGCCAATATTCCTTTGCTTCATCGTTCTCAAATGTTAGCTAAACTACTTAATCAACGTAGGGGAATCGCTATAACTGGCGCGCATGGTAAAACGACCACTACTTCTCTCGTCACCTTAATGATGACAGAAGCCCAATTAGATCCTACCTTTTTAATCGGTGGCGAAGTGCTTGACTTCGGATTTAATGCTAAAGCAGGTCAGAGTGAGTATGTCGTGGCGGAGGCCGATGAGAGTGATGCATCCTTCTTGAAGTACTACCCAGAAATGGCCATCATTACAAATATAGAAGCCGACCACCTCGAAAACTATGGCGGGGACTTTGAACAATTGAAAAATGCCTACGTTCAGTTTATTCATCAAATTAAGCGTTCGGGGGTTCTCATTGTCGGCATGGATGATCCAGATTTAGCACAGCTGATGTGCAGGAAAGACGTTCAACAGATCATCAAGCAAAAAAATATAACACTCGTGACCTACAGTTTGAGTGATGAAACGGCGACGATACGAACAACCAATCTGAGTCTTCATAATGGTCATAGTCAGTTCGAGCTTTGGTGGAATAACAAAAGTTATGGCTTTGTAGAGCTCTCTGTTCCGGGTAAGCACAATGTATATAACGCTCTCGCTACTATGGCCTTAGGATTCACATTGGATGTAGACATGGCCTATATGAAGAGAGCTTGCAAGTCATTCGTTGGGGCCAAACGACGTTTTCAAGTGATTGGAGATGCACGAGATATTCTCGTTGTGGATGATTACGCTCACCATCCGACCGAGATCTTGGCTACTATAGAAGCGGCAAAATCGACAGGGCGAAGAATTGTGGCTGTCTTTCAACCTCAAAGGTATACGCGTACTTATTTCCTACTCGACGCTTTTAGCTATGCTTTTAAGGAGGCTGATGAAGTCATTATTGCCGATATTTATTCACCTTCAGGAGAGCAGCCACTAGAAGGGGTCACGAGTGAAGCGCTCGTGAACCGTATTAAGGTGAACAGCAACCCTCATGTTCAGTTTATAGCAGGTACGGATGACATTGTGGAGACACTCACACAAACCCTTCAACCGGGGGATCTTCTGTTGACAATGGGAGCGGGCGATATCTGGAAAGTGGCACATACGATCAGCCACACTATGTCCAATCTTGAATAA
- a CDS encoding phosphotransferase yields MKLLEKEWTSQEIEASVLREYDFIPQQIENVGRIKKVTCSRGEFALKKSQASPDQLKYIDEQIQNLEALRYDNILSWCHTKYGERYVHIDNEAYYVTPWVEDHIEEKYKDNWEQDILNSLGTLHKLTTSTNGERESIFHEALLKRWRTRLLQMVEYKNFAEDRSVLSPVETAYITHFDYLQELALRAIRYLQEWDDKNRENRTLPTVLCHGHVHRKHVLQTNRGSVIISFDHAQIDTPAREIAAFFRRHADKVFEREGLATLWLEAYEKQYPLDTESKALLAIYLLFPERVFKEIDNYYQAVREWPIEKQARYVQKQMQHTMHMRSFVRDIMA; encoded by the coding sequence ATGAAATTATTAGAAAAAGAGTGGACGTCTCAAGAAATAGAAGCCAGCGTGCTACGAGAGTATGATTTTATACCGCAACAGATTGAAAATGTCGGTCGCATAAAAAAAGTGACCTGTAGCCGGGGCGAGTTTGCCTTGAAAAAATCACAAGCCTCGCCGGACCAACTGAAATACATTGATGAACAGATCCAAAACCTAGAAGCACTAAGATACGATAACATCCTTTCATGGTGTCATACGAAATACGGTGAAAGGTATGTGCATATCGACAATGAGGCTTACTATGTCACACCCTGGGTAGAAGATCACATTGAAGAAAAATATAAGGATAATTGGGAGCAGGATATTTTAAACAGCCTAGGTACGCTACACAAGCTGACGACATCAACAAATGGTGAGCGGGAGAGCATATTCCATGAGGCACTACTGAAGAGATGGCGTACAAGGTTATTACAAATGGTGGAGTATAAAAATTTTGCTGAAGATCGTTCCGTGTTATCGCCCGTTGAAACAGCCTATATCACCCACTTTGATTATCTCCAAGAGCTTGCGCTGAGAGCGATCCGTTATCTACAAGAATGGGATGATAAGAACCGAGAGAATCGGACATTGCCGACTGTTTTATGTCATGGGCACGTTCACCGTAAGCATGTTCTACAAACGAATCGAGGCTCTGTGATCATTAGTTTCGACCATGCTCAGATTGACACTCCTGCGCGGGAGATTGCGGCATTTTTTCGACGGCACGCTGATAAAGTGTTTGAACGTGAAGGTCTCGCCACATTATGGTTAGAAGCGTATGAGAAACAATATCCATTGGATACGGAGTCAAAGGCCTTACTAGCTATATATTTGCTGTTTCCAGAGCGCGTATTCAAAGAAATAGATAATTACTACCAGGCTGTACGTGAGTGGCCTATAGAAAAACAGGCACGTTATGTGCAAAAACAAATGCAACATACCATGCACATGAGGAGCTTTGTACGGGATATCATGGCATAA
- a CDS encoding LysM peptidoglycan-binding domain-containing protein, with amino-acid sequence MAAEQHSPIRFQLNESIWLDHQARHIEVTSLSLEPDVEVEGDSGLVTIRGSLVLTGKFNAKDEEDGFELDSSSLADQLHFQPLRVDQKEIYEKDYRNKIEKYFPVDVTVPQEKVEDLNRVYVHVEQFDYHIVDSHRLDIEADIAILGIEMEKEKDVVLEKKDGEFRADSHYPAFDVAATKDESSENEHENTPPPLQFSQQKAEEPAGEGQEARTGSSDHQDHQSMSDAQSDEGQEIRGASEVDKEVPPEPFYRHSPNSNDPETEYESCAQDRAEQSQTEQDQTGPETVEATQTPERQSVHQEGATADTVDQGDDDIDEAQESLDSRDDQDEHEGLNESEQLDASIVDREADTDGKVIPLFDGRVKTNFHATDSPDADTFETDQTESTTTDFLAQLMSGREEEGQAYTRLTMCITQKNESLEDIAERYELRVTDIMRVNRMSTQELREGQLLYIPKQ; translated from the coding sequence ATGGCAGCCGAACAACATTCACCCATTCGGTTTCAGTTGAATGAATCCATTTGGTTAGACCATCAAGCACGGCACATAGAAGTGACAAGTCTATCTTTGGAGCCGGATGTTGAAGTCGAAGGTGATAGTGGGTTAGTGACCATTAGAGGAAGCTTAGTATTGACAGGAAAGTTTAATGCCAAAGATGAGGAGGACGGTTTCGAGTTAGACTCGAGTTCATTAGCAGATCAATTACATTTTCAACCCCTTAGAGTGGATCAAAAAGAAATATACGAAAAAGATTATCGTAATAAAATAGAAAAGTATTTTCCTGTGGACGTGACCGTACCCCAGGAAAAAGTAGAGGATCTCAATCGCGTTTACGTGCATGTTGAGCAGTTTGACTACCATATTGTCGATTCACATCGCCTCGATATAGAAGCGGATATCGCAATTTTAGGGATTGAGATGGAGAAAGAAAAGGATGTCGTACTAGAGAAAAAAGACGGTGAATTTCGTGCGGACTCCCACTATCCCGCTTTTGATGTGGCAGCGACAAAAGACGAATCATCTGAAAATGAACATGAAAACACGCCTCCACCCCTACAATTTTCACAGCAAAAAGCTGAAGAACCAGCAGGAGAAGGTCAAGAAGCCAGGACTGGAAGTTCAGACCACCAAGACCACCAAAGCATGAGCGACGCTCAGTCAGATGAAGGCCAGGAGATAAGAGGGGCGTCTGAAGTTGATAAAGAAGTGCCGCCCGAACCTTTTTATCGTCACAGTCCAAACAGCAATGATCCAGAAACTGAGTATGAATCTTGCGCTCAAGACAGGGCAGAACAAAGTCAGACGGAACAAGATCAAACGGGGCCAGAAACAGTAGAAGCCACGCAGACACCTGAACGACAAAGTGTCCACCAAGAGGGAGCAACAGCAGATACTGTAGACCAAGGCGACGATGACATTGACGAAGCGCAAGAGTCACTAGATTCTAGAGACGACCAAGATGAACATGAGGGATTAAATGAATCTGAACAACTGGATGCGTCAATAGTTGACCGCGAAGCAGATACAGACGGGAAAGTCATACCATTATTTGATGGTAGAGTGAAAACAAACTTTCACGCCACTGATTCACCGGATGCAGACACATTTGAAACAGACCAGACAGAATCCACAACAACGGATTTCCTAGCACAACTCATGTCGGGGCGTGAAGAAGAAGGGCAGGCATACACTCGTCTCACCATGTGCATCACACAAAAGAATGAATCATTAGAAGACATAGCAGAACGTTACGAGCTCAGAGTGACAGATATTATGAGAGTGAATCGTATGAGTACACAAGAGTTAAGAGAAGGGCAGCTCCTATATATACCTAAACAGTAA